In one Eulemur rufifrons isolate Redbay chromosome 14, OSU_ERuf_1, whole genome shotgun sequence genomic region, the following are encoded:
- the LOC138394076 gene encoding group 10 secretory phospholipase A2-like — translation MVGAKGGRAEGGCTAQGPWWRLRPRCCAVRGGGAVGLRVPGSRRKACPGSQRETQSPSVFVLFKSPEDRMVPADTEATVPHLPPSDGALPPCPPIMLLLLLLLLLRLLLLGPGLGPGAASRRSHVHRRGILELAGTVSCVGTRTPIAYMNYGCHCGLGGHGQPRDAIDWCCHRHDCCYSRAEEAGCSPKIERYSWQCVNQSILCGPAENKCQELMCKCDQEIAYCLAGTEYNLRLLFYPQFLCEKDSPKCD, via the exons ATGGTGGgagcgaagggaggaagggcagagggtGGCTGTACTGCGCAGGGGCCTTGGTGGCGGCTGCGCCCCCGCTGCTGCGCGGTGCGCGGTGGTGGCGCCGTTGGGCTGCGGGTACCCG GCAGCCGAAGAAAAGCCTGTCCCGGCTCTCAGAGAGAGACCCAGTCACCCTCTGTGTTCGTCCTTTTCAAGTCCCCAGAGGATCGGATGGTGCCTGCCGACACTGAGG CGACGGTCCCGCACCTGCCGCCCTCCGACGGGGCGCTACCTCCGTGCCCGCCAAtcatgctgctgctgctgctgctgctgctcctgcggCTTCTGCTGCTGGGACCTGGACTCGGACCCGGCGCCG cctccaggaggTCACATGTGCACCGGCGTGGGATCCTGGAACTGGCGGGGACTGTGAGTTGTGTTGGCACCCGAACCCCCATCGCCTACATGAACTATGGCTGCCACTGTGGCCTCGGTGGCCATGGCCAGCCCCGGGATGCCATTGACTG GTGCTGCCATCGTCACGACTGCTGTTACAGTCGTGCTGAAGAGGCTGGCTGCAGTCCCAAGATAGAGCGCTACTCCTGGCAGTGCGTCAATCAGAGCATCCTGTGCG GACCGGCAGAGAATAAATGCCAAGAACTCATGTGCAAGTGTGACCAGGAGATTGCTTACTGCTTAGCCGGGACTGAGTACAACCTAAGACTTCTCTTCTATCCCCAGTTCCTATGTGAGAAGGACTCGCCCAAGTGTGACTGA